A genomic stretch from Mycosarcoma maydis chromosome 3, whole genome shotgun sequence includes:
- a CDS encoding putative Chitin deacetylase, whose protein sequence is MVKITFAGVPLALAAIAAASPDFEKRQASSSRSASRGSSTAAGAVAAAPTSTFTGSLPASVSSILAGVSSGPGATTSTTSLFTTYAAGAKNPQVTGAPGLPDVNSILPSNFPTLDVIPPTDSPQVQRWISQIDWSKVPNVTTTVDSASCGSNPTNLAQAGPNGNCWWTCGQCTRSTDITTCPDTNTWGLSYDDGPSPYTPTLLQYLNQNNLKSTFFVVGSRVISRPQMVQTEFQQGHQISVHTWSHRALTTLTNEQIVAELGWTKEVIRSVIGVTPNTMRPPYGDIDDRVRAISLQMGLTPIIWTTPPGGEPYDTNDWRIAAGVVSPAEVVYTFESIIKNASSLSTGYIVLAHDLYQQAVDIAVNVVLPAAAQMSPKQNLMPIVQCLKKPASDAYVETYSNSSGSLPNETGASGTHQLTSTKAAAGSLASSTGGAGTSAAAIASMPSFVLPTTVLGAVMLFFGLLV, encoded by the coding sequence ATGGTCAAAATCACTTTTGCTGGTGTGCCCCTCGCACTTGCCgccatcgctgccgccAGTCCCGACTTTGAGAAGCGTCAAGCTTCCAGCTCTAGATCAGCTTCTCGAGGCTCCTCAACCGCGGCCGGTGCCGTAGCTGCAGCTCCTACCTCGACCTTCACTGGATCGCTCCCCGCTTCCGTTTCCTCCATTCTTGCCGGCGTCTCTTCGGGCCCAGGCGCCACCACATCGACCACCTCGCTCTTTACCACCTATGCTGCTGGTGCCAAGAACCCCCAGGTAACCGGTGCCCCTGGTCTCCCTGACGTCAACTCGATCCTGCCCTCCAACTTCCCCACACTCGATGTGATCCCACCCACCGACTCGCCTCAGGTGCAGAGGTGGATCTCGCAGATTGACTGGTCCAAGGTGCCCAATGTCACCACCACGGTCGACTCGGCTTCTTGTGGCAGCAACCCCACCAACCTTGCCCAGGCTGGTCCGAACGGCAATTGTTGGTGGACTTGTGGTCAATGCACCCGTTCCACGGACATCACCACCTGCCCTGATACCAACACTTGGGGTCTCTCGTACGACGATGGTCCTTCGCCCTACACCCCTACACTGCTCCAATACCTCAACCAGAACAACCTCAAGTCTACCTTCTTTGTGGTTGGCTCGCGTGTCATCTCGCGTCCGCAGATGGTCCAGACCGAGTTCCAGCAGGGTCACCAGATTTCGGTTCACACCTGGTCGCATCGTGCTCTCACCACACTTACCAATGAGCAGAttgttgccgagcttggctggACCAAGGAGGTCATCCGCTCCGTGATTGGCGTCACACCCAACACCATGCGTCCTCCTTACGGTGACATTGACGACCGTGTGCGTGCGATTTCGCTTCAGATGGGCCTCACCCCCATCATCTGGACCACACCGCCCGGAGGTGAGCCCTACGACACCAACGACTGGCGCATCGCCGCGGGTGTTGTGTCACCTGCCGAGGTGGTGTACACGTTTGAATCGATCATCAAGAACGCCTCGTCGCTTTCGACCGGCTACATTGTACTCGCTCACGATCTTTACCAGCAGGCTGTCGACATCGCTGTTAACGTCGTGCTTCCCGCCGCTGCTCAAATGAGCCCCAAGCAGAACCTGATGCCCATTGTTCAGTGCCTCAAGAAGCCCGCGTCGGATGCCTACGTCGAGACGTACTCCAACAGCTCTGGCTCGCTCCCCAACGAGACTGGCGCCTCTGGCACACATCAGCTCACTTCCACCAAGGCCGCTGccggctcgctcgcttcttcGACTGGGGGTGCTGGcacctcggctgctgccattgcGTCGATGCCCTCGTTCGTGCTGCCTACGACCGTGCTGGGTGCTGTGATGCTCTTCTTCGGTCTTCTCGTCTAA
- a CDS encoding uncharacterized protein (related to long chain fatty alcohol oxidase): MSVATKGGIPMPKIIKAEEVWSAAQREAFLAFADAIVPELDGADAADVLSHLPAEATDRQRELAPRFAKEGFKSSPRLLDCAAQQCLASLSSNVAGQINLFLTLLSTRAGTIALSGYVGPFTQLDRLTREKVILGWLTSRLTLLRMASAGLKGIILLVYYRNHQPAWEAIGYPDGRADDWTRPTQGGEVTPPTPVYDYKFENDKIAAQATGSEIIVDTEVLVIGSGSGGGVAGSYLAQRGIRTLIVDKGIYLHPDKVVGREDQGYSLLYEGEGILPSENGSINILAGSTFGGGSSINWSASLKPRHFVRRTWAEKYGVPYYNSPYFTSDLNAVCTRMGVAVAPIRHNIGNSLLALGAQRAGHPVEPVPQNSGGHTHYCGKCQLGCISGHKQGGIVSWLKDAAEAGAAFMTNCYVERILFDKNKRAIGALATVDGRKIKILAAKGVVVASGSLQTPALLLRSPELKTNKMIGQTLRLHPATVVTGYYNFPIKPWEGGLLTMVDNSAEMVDKDGWGCKIEVIASSPSIHAAFNNFASAKEHKSRMLQYSHSYTMVIICRDRDGGRVVLDEKGLARVDYTISSFDQRSLVQGILRGADAHLMAGAEVIGTAQTAVPAFVASSLSSAKPPTNGAPALPPPPSDSIYTETTQVPATFTPVQTVPRDLNDPAYKEWQKKVSAAGAQPYILSMGSAHQMASCRMGANPKMSALDPEGRVWGAKNLWVADASAMCEASGVNPMITAMATARGVARNVARDIGAVAPAPLRSEVAGEQARL, translated from the coding sequence ATGTCGGTTGCAACGAAGGGGGGCATTCCCATGCCCAAGATCATCAAGGCGGAAGAAGTTTGGAGCGCCGCTCAAAGGGAGGCTTTccttgcctttgccgaTGCCATCGTTCCCGAACTTGATGGCGCAGATGCTGCCGACGTTCTTTCTCACCTTCCTGCCGAGGCTACCGACCGTCAGCGAGAACTCGCCCCGCGATTTGCTAAGGAAGGCTTCAAGTCGTCGCCACGTCTGCTTGAttgtgctgctcagcagTGCCTGgcctcgctctcgtctAACGTCGCAGGTCAGATCAACCTGTTCCTCACCCTCCTCTCCACTCGCGCAGGTACCATCGCCCTCTCCGGCTACGTTGGCCCTTTCACTCAGCTCGACCGGCTGACTCGAGAAAAGGTCATCTTAGGCTGGCTCACTTCGCGTCTCACCCTTCTCCGTATGGCATCGGCCGGTCTCAAGGGCATCATTCTGTTGGTTTATTACCGCAACCATCAGCCAGCGTGGGAGGCGATCGGATACCCTGACGGTCGTGCTGACGATTGGACTCGTCCTACCCAAGGCGGCGAGGTTACGCCACCGACTCCGGTGTATGACTACAAGTTCGAGAACGACAAGattgctgctcaagcaaCTGGCTCTGAAATCATTGTCGACACCGAAGTGCTTGTCATCGGCTCCGGTTCCGGTGGTGGTGTAGCGGGTAGCTACCTGGCTCAGCGCGGTATACGCACCCTCATCGTAGACAAGGGTATCTATCTCCACCCCGACAAGGTGGTGGGTCGAGAGGATCAAGGTTACAGTCTGCTCTACGAGGGTGAGGGTATCTTGCCATCCGAGAACGGCTCTATCAACATTCTCGCCGGGTCCACCTTCGGTGGTGGATCTTCCATTAACTGGTCTGCTTCACTCAAGCCTCGCCACTTTGTGCGAAGAACATGGGCCGAAAAGTACGGCGTCCCTTATTACAATAGCCCTTACTTCACCTCGGACCTGAATGCCGTCTGCACGCGCATGGGTGTAGCCGTTGCTCCTATCCGTCACAACATTGGTAACTCACTTCTCGCATTGGGAGCTCAGCGAGCTGGTCACCCGGTCGAGCCGGTCCCACAGAACAGTGGTGGCCACACCCACTATTGCGGCAAATGCCAGTTGGGCTGCATCTCCGGCCACAAGCAAGGAGGTATTGTGTCGTGGCTCAAGGATGCCGCCGAGGCCGGCGCCGCCTTCATGACTAATTGCTACgttgagcgcatcctctttgacaagaacaagcgtGCCATCGGTGCGCTCGCCACCGTCGACGGAcgcaagatcaagatccTGGCTGCTAAgggcgtcgtcgtcgcatCCGGCTCACTCCAAACGCCCGCGCTGCTCCTGCGTTCACCCGAGCTCAAGACCAACAAGATGATCGGTCAGACGCTCCGACTCCACCCAGCCACCGTTGTGACCGGATACTACAACTTCCCCATCAAGCCATGGGAAGGTGGATTGCTCACCATGGTGGACAACTCtgccgagatggtcgacAAGGATGGATGGGGCTGCAAGATCGAAGTGATTGCTTCGTCGCCCTCGATCCACGCCGCTTTCAACAACTTTGCGAGTGCCAAGGAGCACAAGTCGCGGATGCTTCAATACAGCCACAGCTACACTATGGTCATCATCTGCCGTGACCGCGACGGCGGACGCGTTGTTCTCGATGAGAAGGGATTGGCACGTGTCGATTACACTATTTCTTCGTTCGATCAGCGCAGCCTGGTCCAAGGCATTCTTCGAGGAGCCGATGCGCACCTGATGGCCGGTGCAGAGGTTATCGGTACCGCCCAGACCGCTGTTCCCGCTTTTGTCgccagctcgctcagctccGCCAAGCCTCCTACTAACGGTGCCCCCGCCCTCCCCCCGCCTCCCTCGGACAGTATCTACACCGAGACCACCCAGGTACCAGCCACCTTCACTCCCGTCCAGACGGTTCCCCGTGATCTCAACGACCCGGCTTACAAGGAGTGGCAGAAGAAGGTCAGCGCGGCTGGTGCTCAACCTTACATCTTGTCGATGGGTTCGGCTCATCAAATGGCTTCGTGCCGTATGGGTGCCAATCCCAAGATGTCGGCGCTTGACCCCGAGGGACGTGTTTGGGGAGCCAAAAACCTGTGGGTCGCCGATGCTTCTGCCATGTGCGAAGCGAGCGGTGTCAACCCAATGATCACTGCCATGGCCACGGCCCGTGGTGTCGCTCGCAATGTCGCTCGCGATATCGGTGCCGTTGCTCCTGCCCCATTGCGTTCAGAAGTTGCTGGAGAACAAGCCCGCCTGTAG